In Planococcus shixiaomingii, the DNA window TGGCACGACCTTCCGGTGGACGTAGTCGGTTTGGATTGGCGTTTGCCGATTTCCGAAGCGCGTTCAATGGGACTGACAAAACCGCTGCAAGGAAACTTGGATCCTTCATACTTATTGGCTGACTGGCCGATTATTGAAAAACGGGCTAAAGCGATTTTGGATATGGGCATGCAGCAAGACGGTTATATCTTCAACATCGGCCACGGGATCTTCCCTGAAGTCAACCCGGATACATTAAAGCGATTAACTTCGTTTGTGCATGAATACAGCGCGGCCCACAAAGCGCGCAACTAATAAAACACAAATTCTCCTTGAGGTGATTAGATTGAAACAGACAATGGGATTACTGGTTATGGCGTATGGCACGCCTTATGAAGAAGCGGACATCGAACGTTATTACACGCATATTCGCCGTGGCCGCAAGCCGAGCGAAGAAAGCTTGGAAGACCTCCGCAGCCGTTATAAAGCAATTGGCGGATTATCGCCTTTGGCAAAAATCACAAAAGACCAAGCAGAATCTTTGGCAGCACGCTTGAATGAAGTGCAAGACGATATCGAATTTAAAGTATATCTTGGTTTAAAACACATTGAACCGTTCGTGGAAGACGGTGTAGCAGCGATGGAGCGCGACGGCATCAAGGAAGCCGTTTCCATCGTATTGGCTCCTCATTTCTCTACATTTTCAGTGAAATCATATAACGGTCGTTCGGCTGAGGCAGCTGAAAAAGCAGGCATCAAATTGACTTCGGTGGAAAGCTGGTACACAGAACCGAAATTCATCCAATATTGGAGCGAAAAAGTAAGTGCGGCATTTGCTGAAATGTCAGAAGAAGAACGCGAGAAAGCATGCTTGATCGTTTCTGCGCACTCCTTGCCTGAAAAAATTATCGCAAATGGCGATCCATATCCAGACCAGCTAAAAGAAACAGCTGAGTTGATTTCTAAAGCGGCGGGAGTTAGCAACGTGGAAGTTGGCTGGCAAAGCGCCGGACAAACACCCGAGCCATGGATTGGACCAGACGTCCAGGATTTGACGCGTGAATTGTTTGAACAAAAAGGCTATACATCATTCGTTTATACTCCGGTTGGCTTTGTAGCCGATCATTTGGAAGTATTGTTTGACAACGATTACGAGTGCAAAGTGGTGTGCGACGAAATCGGTGCAACTTATCGCCGGCCTGAAATGCCGAATGTGCAACCATTGTTCATTGATGGCTTAGCCGATGTGGTTTTAAAAAAATTAGCTATATAAGTTGAACTAAAGAATTATCCTTTTACACATCGCGCCTAGC includes these proteins:
- the hemH gene encoding ferrochelatase produces the protein MGLLVMAYGTPYEEADIERYYTHIRRGRKPSEESLEDLRSRYKAIGGLSPLAKITKDQAESLAARLNEVQDDIEFKVYLGLKHIEPFVEDGVAAMERDGIKEAVSIVLAPHFSTFSVKSYNGRSAEAAEKAGIKLTSVESWYTEPKFIQYWSEKVSAAFAEMSEEEREKACLIVSAHSLPEKIIANGDPYPDQLKETAELISKAAGVSNVEVGWQSAGQTPEPWIGPDVQDLTRELFEQKGYTSFVYTPVGFVADHLEVLFDNDYECKVVCDEIGATYRRPEMPNVQPLFIDGLADVVLKKLAI